The genomic interval GCCGCCCACGCCACGCCCGCTGCACCAGGATCAGCTCGGGCTCGGCCCGGCGCCCACCACGGCCGCCTCCGCGTCGGTCGAGTCCAAGGAGCCGTGGCGCAAGGATCCTCCCAAGGCTGGCCCGGTCTCGACCGCACCGCTGCCGAGCGCCGCGAAGTTCGACCTGCCGAACGGGCTCGCCGTCTATCTCGTCGAGAACCATGCGCTGCCGGTCGTCTCGTGCGAGCTGGTGGTGCGGGCCGGAAGCTCCGCCGATCCGGTGGATCGCCCCGGACTCGCCGGCTTCATGGTGTCGATGCTCGACGAAGGCACGTCGAAGCGTGATGCGCTCACCATCGCTCGCGACCTCGAGGCGCTGGGCGCCACATATAGCTCCGGCACCGGACGCGACGGCAGCACGCTGACGATCCGCTCGCTCAAGCAGAACGCGGCCAAGACGCTCAACATCCTTTCCGAGCTCGTGCTGTCGCCGAGCTTCCCGGAGCAGGAAGTCGAGCGCGTGCGCAACGATCGGCTCACGTCGCTGCTGCAGGACCGCGACTCGCCGTTCCGTATTGCCGCGACCGTGATGTGGACGGACCTCTACGGCTCGGCCAATCCTTATGGCCACATGTCGATCGGCACCGAGCCCGGCCTCAAGTCGGCGACTCGGGAAGACATCGACAAGCTCTACCAGGCGGCCTTCTCACCCAAGAACGCGGCGCTGGTGCTGGCCGGCGACCTGACCGAAGCCGAGGCGCGGAAGCTGGCGAATGACGCGTTCGGAAAGTGGTCGAGCGAAGGCCGGCCGGCGATGCCGCAGGTCGACGCCGCGGTCGCAACGGCGCCGGAGAAGGTGCTGGTCGTCGACAAGCCCAACACGCCGCAGACCTCGGTGATGGTGGCGCAGGTGGGCGTGGCTCGGTCGAACCCCGACTTCGAGCGGCTGAACGTGATGAACCAGGTGCTCGGGGGGCTCTTCTCCAGCCGCATCAACATGAACCTGCGAGAGACGAACGGATTCTCGTACGGCGCCTTCTCGTCGGTGTACGAGAACACCAAGGAGGGCCCGATCCAGGTGGGGAGCGCTGTGCGCTCGGACGTCACCGGCCCCGCGGTCGCCGAGATCATCAAGGAAGTGAAGGGCATGCTGGAGAAGGAGGTTTCCGAGGAGGAGCTGCGGCTCGCCAAGGAATCGATTTCACGCGCGCTGCCCGCCTACTTCCAGACCACCCAGAGCACGGTGTCGACCATCGGCGATCTGTACCTGTTCGATCTGCCGCCCGACTACTACCAGGAGCTGCCGAAGCGCATCGAGGCGATGAGCGCCGCGGATGTATACCAGGCGACCAAGACCCACCTTCAGCCCGACAAGATGAAGGTGATCGCCGTCGGCGACCGCAAGGTCATCGACAAGCAGCTCATGGCGCTCAAGCTCGGCCCGATCGGATACCGCACGCCGGATGGCCGCCCGGTGCCGGCGGACCAGTCGGTCAAGCTCCCGGTTCCATAACGCAGGGGGATCGGCCAACGCGGGGGCCGGCTCTTCGGAGCCGGCCTTTCGCGTTTGGAGTTCCGCGCTACTTCTTCTCCAGTCCCCAGCTGCTGCCGGGGGAGACCTGACCGGGATAGACCTTCTGCCAGCCGGGGAAGAGAGCTCCCACCAGCGCGCCCGTCGCGGCGCCGGTGCCCGTGAAGACAAGGATCCCTCCGACCAGGCTCGAAGCCGAGCGCGAGGTCTCGTCGCCCATGGCGGTCAGGAACATGATCGCCACTCCCGCGCCCAGTCCAACGATCCCGCCGATCATCGCGCCGCGACCGGGTGAGCCGCCACGCGCGTCGATGCGCTCGATCGCGTCCCAGCTCGTGATCGTGACGACTCCGCTGGAGTCGACGTCCCGCATACCTTCCGAGGTGAAGCCGGGGCCGGCCACGATGCGTTGGGCTCCAAGGCTACGCACGCGCGCGAGCCGCCCTTCGGAGAACAGGCTCTGCAGATAGGCGAGCGTCCTCGGATCGGGGGCCGACGGGTTCGCCGCTTGCACTTGCGCGAGACCAGGGTGCGCAGCCAGCACTCCCACGAACACCAGGCCGATCGCGAAGCTTCTAGCGACTCTGCTGAACAATGCCTCTCCGCGTGAGGTAATAGACCGCATAGCTCCCCAGCCAATGGGCGCCGGCATAGTGCTCGCCGCTCACCGCGGCGAGACCCGCCTCGGCGTGAGCGCGGGCCGCCTCATCCAGCCGTACTCGGCGCAGGTCCGACATGGGCAGCGCCGAGGCGATGCCTTCCAGCATCCAGGCGCGGCTCAGGTTGAGTCCGTCGAGGTGTGCCAATTGTCCGTCGCTCGAGTCGGGACTCGTGACCGGGGTGAGCCAGCGCCGGGCGATGTCGCTCTCGAGGTCGGGCAGGAAGGCCTCGAGCCACGTCGCGAATTCCACGGGCGGGAGCAGGCGGCGCATGAGGTCCGCCTCGCCCAGCGCGGGTGAGAGAAAGTCGTTTCCGGAAGGCTCGTAGGCGATGGGCGCCGCTGTATCCGACCGGAACCAATCCAGCGCCCGGCGCTCGATCAGCGCTTCCATCTTCCCGTCGTTCACGGTCCGCGACCAGTCGAGCGTCAGGCTCAGGGACAGCGCGGTCTGCGGATGCACGCCGCTCCGCACCGGCCAGGGCAGCGTGGGCAGCCAGGCGGCGAGTCGCTCGCGAACCAGCTCCTCGAGCGGTGACAGCGCGGCGCTCCAGGCCTGGGCCTCGGGATCACGCCACTCGCGCAGCTCGGCGGCGAGCTGCAGGAGCCACGCCAGCCCGTAAGGCCGCTCGAAGCCGGCGCGCTCCGGCACGCCGAGATAGGCGCATTCGCCGGCGACCTTCTCCGCCGTCAGCGAGCGGCTCAACGCCGCGCGGATGCGCGACGCGAAATCCTCGCCGGCGTGAAAGCGCGCAAGTCTGGCCAGCGCCCAGTGGCCATGCACGCACGAGTGCCAGTCGAAGCTTCCGAAGAACGCCGGCGTCAGCTCGCGCGGCGGCCGGGCGTCGGCATCGGAGCCCATCCAATGCACGATGTGGCTCGGGTACTCGCGGCCAACCGCAGCCAGGATCAGATCGGCGAGGCGCGCGGCCGACGAGGAGCGGCCGGCGTCCACGCTCATGCGAACACGTGGCGCTGCTGCCAGAGGTGCTTGAGCTGGAGGATCTGGGCGTGATGCCCGGCGAAGTGCTCGACGAAGTGGTAGAGGGTCCAGTCGACGTTGTAGATCCGCGTGGATCCATCGGCCGGATGCCGCGTCACCCGGCGGTCGAGATGCGCGTCGGTCAGCGTGCGCGCGATACGCCGAGTCTCCTCGCGCGCCCGGCTCAGGAGGTCCTTGAAGTAGTCCAGGTCGCGGTTGGCGAACACCTCTGGAGGCTTGCCACCTTCCGGGAGCGGCATGCCGTCGTCATCGGGGCCGAGGCCATCCAGGAGGCCCGGCACATCGCTGGTTGCGCGGCCTTCCAGCATCACGTGCGCCATGTGGACCTCGTTGAGTGCTATGTGCGCGAACAGCATGCCCATCGTGTTGAATCCCGGTGCTAACTGCCACTGGAGCGCCTCGGGCGTGAGGTCGGTCGTGGCCGAGAGCAGACGGCGGGTCTGGTCGTCGAGTTGCCACAGGTAGCGCGCGACGACCGGCGAGGCATAACCGGTCGGGACTTCGAGCGTCTTGTAGATGGTCTCGGCCATGGGGCTACCGCGCGGCGTCGCGATACATGTGCCGGAGCAGCAGGATCTGGCCGTAGTGACCCGAGAAGTGCTCGAGCATGTGGTAGAGCACCCAGCGGAGGCTCACTTCCTCGACGGTCCCATTGCGGCGCGTGCGCTGGAAGATGGGGCTCAACGCCGAATCCTCGATGGTCATGCAGACGCGGTTGGCGTAACCCCGCGCAGTGGCGAGCAAGCCCTTGTAGTACTCCAGCGTCTTGCCGCTCAGGTGCGCGGGTGGCAGCGCACCGGCCGCCGCGGGCATCCCGTCACCGGTGTCGAGGTCGATGCCGAGAATGCTGTCGGTCTCGTATTCCTCTCGCTTTCTGCGCTCGGGCCCGACCTGCGTCCAGAAGACCTCGACGATGGCGATGTGGGCGAGCAGCATGCCGATCGTGTTCATGCCGGGCTTCAGCTGCCACTCGAGCTCGGCCGGTGTGATGCCTTCCAGATCGCTGATCAGCAGCGCATGCTGGTCGTCGAGCGCGGCCATGAAGAGCGCAGCGTCCTTGGAGCGAAAGCCCGGCTCGACTTCGAGGATGCTGCGTTCGATGACGCTCATGGGGACTCTCCTGAAGTAGGGAGTTCGCAGCGTAGCCCGTGGACGTGAGCGCGGCAAGGCACACCGCCGCCATGAAAACCGAAACGGCGCCTCGGCCTGGACGGTCTTGGCGCCGTTCGTGAAGCCGGGCCGCTAGGGCGCGGACACCGACTTCGAGCACCTCCCTTGGCGAGGAGCGCCACACCGGACGCCTTCACGAACCGGTCACTTCGAGTCGCCAGGAGGTGGACGAATAGACTCCCCCGCGAGGCCGCCGTCAAGACCCTCGAGACCCGCGTCCAGCGCGGATTTTCGTTGCGGCATCCCGCGGAGCGGGCGCAGTGTTGTGCGACCGACGACAAGCGAGACCGGGGCTCAACCCTTCGTGCGTGAGGGCGGATGGCCACCTCGACCGACACGCTGTTCCCGACCGTTTATGCCACCTTGCGCAAACTCGCTGAGCGCCGGCTTCAACGCGATCGGGCGCGCCAGAGCCTGACCCCTTCCGACCTCGTGCACGAGGTCTACCTGCGGCTCATGCGCGATGGGTCCGGGACCTGGGAGAATACTTCTCACTTCTACTTCGTCGCTGCCGAAGCCATCCGCCGCATCCTGGTCGAGCGCGCACGCCGGCGTCTGGCCATGCGACACGGCGGCGACCTGACGCGCGTCCCGTTCGATGAACAGATCGAAGGGATCCGATGCGCGGAGGAAGTCCTGGCCCTGCACGAGGATCTCGATCTCATGGAGCGCCAGTATCCTCGCAAGGCCAAGGTGGTGAAGCTCCGCTACTTCGCGGGGTTCTCAGTCGAAGAGACCGCATCGCTGCTCGGCGTTTCCACGGGAACCGTCAAGCTCGACTGGACCTTCGCTCGCGCATGGTTGCGCAGGACGCTGAAGCATGGACCGGATTGATCCATCGCGCGCATCGGAGCGTTCGCCGGAATCGCGTCCGGGCGGGTCCGCGAGTCACGAGACGCTGGCCGAAGCAGTCTTCCATGAGGCGCTGACGATGCCACGCGAGTCGCGTGAGTCGTTTCTATCGCGCCGGCTGCCCGACGATTCCGGGCTCAGGCGACTCGTCCGCGACCTGCTCGAGCAGCACGAGGAAGCCGAAGACCAGGGTGGATTCCTCGTCGCGCGCAGTGCTTCCGATCGGTTCGCGGAAGAGCGTGTTGCCAGTGACGAAATCACCTCCGCGGGCGCGCGCTACCGAATCCTGGAGCTGCTCGGAGAAGGAGGGATGGCCGTCGTGTTCCTGGCCGAGCAGCTGGCGCCGGTTCGCCGCCGCGTTGCGCTGAAGATCGTCAAGATCGGCCGCCAGGCACAAGAGGACGTGGCGCGCTTCTCGTCGGAAATCCAGGCGCTGGCCCTCATGAACCATCCGAACATTGCCCGCGTCTACGAGGCGGGGGCCACCGGCGACGGGCGTCTGTGCTTCGCGATGGAGTATGTCGCCGGCCGGCGCTTGCTCGAGTACTGCGACGATTCGCGCCTCTCCGTTCGCGAACGGCTCGAGCTGTTCGTGGCGGTGTGCCACGCAGTCCAGCACGCACACCAGAACGGCATCATCCACCGCGACCTCAAGCCGTCGAACGTTCTGGTCCAAACCGATGGAAAGACGCCGGCCCCCAAGCTGATCGATTTCGGTCTCGCGAAATTCGTCCATCGGCTGCGGAGCGGGGAGTCGGTCGTCACCCAGAAGGGCCTCTTGATCGGGAGTCTCGAGTACATGAGTCCCGAGCAGGCGAGACCGGAGCAGTTGGAGACCGATACCCGCACCGATATCTACTCGCTGGGAGTGGTCCTCCACGAGCTCGTGACCGGCGTGCGGCCCGCTCCCGCGTCGGCCGAAGCCAGCAGCCCGCTCGACGGATTGGAGCGTATCTGGAAGGGCGAGGAATGCATGCTCGCGAGCCGGCGAGTGGCGAGCCTGGGGGAGAAGGCATCGGAGTGTGCGCGCCGCCGCGGAACGGACCCGGCGGCGCTCGTGAAGGAACTGCGAGGGGACCTCGACTGGATCATCGCCAAGGCGATCGAGTTCGACCGCGTCCGGCGTTACGCGTCCGCGTCCGAGCTTGCGGCAGACCTGGAACGCCATCTCCGAGACGAGCCGGTGGTGGCCGGGCCCGGCAGCCCGCGTTATCGGCTGGGCAAGCTCGCGAAACGTCATCGAGGGCTGATCCTCGCGACCGCGGCCACCATGGTTGCGCTGCTGATCGGATTCATCGTCAGCATGGGGTTGTACCTGGAGAACCGCCAGGCGCGGAAACTGCTCGAGGCTCAGCGTGAGCACATTCAGCTCAGTGCGGACGCGTATCAGCTCGAGCACCTCATCCGACAGGCGGATCAGATCGTTCCGGGCCGGCCCGAGCAGATCCCGCAGCTCGAGGCATGGGTCCAGATGGCGGAGTCGGCCGCTCTCCGGCGACTGCCGGACCATCGCAGGCGTCTGGCGGAGCTGCGTGGTCAGGAAGTGGACGTCAAGTCGACCGCTGATCAGATGGACGAGGAGATCCTGACGGAATACCTGCCCAAGCTCGAGCGTTTCGCGAGCCCGACGGGCACGCTGAGCGATGTCCGCGCGCGTCTGGCCTTCGCCCGCCAAGTGCGATTCGCGACCATCGAGTCGCGACGGCAGGCCTGGGACGCGGCGATCGCGTCCATCGCGAATCGCAGCCAGTCCCCCTGGTACGGCGGCCTCCGGATCTCTCCTCAGCTCGGTTTGGTTCCCATCGGTCGCGATCCCCAGAGCGGCCTCTGGGAGTTTGCCCACCTTCAGTCCGGTCAACCGGCCTCGCGCGGTGCGACGGGGCACATCCGCATGACCGATTCGACCGGGATCGTTCTCGTGCTCATTCCAGGCGGTCGCTATTTCATGGGCGCAACACCCGACCGCCGCGCTCTGCCGGCAGGGGCAGGCAATCTCGATCCCTTTTCTCGTCTAGAGGAGTCCCCGGTGCACGAGGTCGCTCTCGATCCATTCTTCATCTCCAAGTTCGAGATGACCCAGGGACAGTGGCGCCGTCTCATGCACGAGAACCCCAGTGAGTGTGCGGCAGGAACCCGACCGGACAACATGCCCTACGTTCACTCGCTCACGCATCCCGTGGAGCGGGTGAACCACGAGGAGGCCATGCGAGCGGCTTCGCTCCTCGGGTTGACGTTGCCAACCGAGGCGCAGTGGGAGTACGCGGCGCGGGCGGGCACGATGACGCCCGCATGGTGGGGCACGCCTGGAGCTGCCCAAGGATTCGCCAACGCCGCCGACGAGGCGTCT from Candidatus Eisenbacteria bacterium carries:
- a CDS encoding pitrilysin family protein, whose product is MLTTHHRRGRAACWLALAAMLPILLLTGCLKRSDQPPKVKLAFEKYKLKNGMEVILHRDARLPIVGVNVWYHVGPAKETQGRTGFAHLFEHMMFQGSGHVGEDMHFKYLEGAGASLVNGTTSFDRTNYMEDLPSNQLELALWLESDRMGFLLDKLDQKMLSNQQDVVRNERRQSIENAPYGLAEEEIYHQLFPQGHPYYAAVIGSHGDIQAAQLDDVKDFFKKYYAPNNATVAVVGDIDIEKTKALVEKYFGSIPAGPAVDPVNVQTPPITAEKRVNMTDQVELPRTYMAWVTSPFFSPGDAEADITARLLGGGKASRMYKSLVYDKKIAQDASAQQQSASLGSVFQITVTAKPGHSTEELEAAVNHELDSLATHGPTEAELAAVKNAIYTNIITSLENVGGFAGVADRLQTYNHFVGDPDYLNKDLARYSAVTTDAIKQFAADQLAKNKRLVMSVTPGEKVLPPSPPTPRPLHQDQLGLGPAPTTAASASVESKEPWRKDPPKAGPVSTAPLPSAAKFDLPNGLAVYLVENHALPVVSCELVVRAGSSADPVDRPGLAGFMVSMLDEGTSKRDALTIARDLEALGATYSSGTGRDGSTLTIRSLKQNAAKTLNILSELVLSPSFPEQEVERVRNDRLTSLLQDRDSPFRIAATVMWTDLYGSANPYGHMSIGTEPGLKSATREDIDKLYQAAFSPKNAALVLAGDLTEAEARKLANDAFGKWSSEGRPAMPQVDAAVATAPEKVLVVDKPNTPQTSVMVAQVGVARSNPDFERLNVMNQVLGGLFSSRINMNLRETNGFSYGAFSSVYENTKEGPIQVGSAVRSDVTGPAVAEIIKEVKGMLEKEVSEEELRLAKESISRALPAYFQTTQSTVSTIGDLYLFDLPPDYYQELPKRIEAMSAADVYQATKTHLQPDKMKVIAVGDRKVIDKQLMALKLGPIGYRTPDGRPVPADQSVKLPVP
- a CDS encoding DUF2891 domain-containing protein — protein: MSVDAGRSSSAARLADLILAAVGREYPSHIVHWMGSDADARPPRELTPAFFGSFDWHSCVHGHWALARLARFHAGEDFASRIRAALSRSLTAEKVAGECAYLGVPERAGFERPYGLAWLLQLAAELREWRDPEAQAWSAALSPLEELVRERLAAWLPTLPWPVRSGVHPQTALSLSLTLDWSRTVNDGKMEALIERRALDWFRSDTAAPIAYEPSGNDFLSPALGEADLMRRLLPPVEFATWLEAFLPDLESDIARRWLTPVTSPDSSDGQLAHLDGLNLSRAWMLEGIASALPMSDLRRVRLDEAARAHAEAGLAAVSGEHYAGAHWLGSYAVYYLTRRGIVQQSR
- a CDS encoding DinB family protein, yielding MAETIYKTLEVPTGYASPVVARYLWQLDDQTRRLLSATTDLTPEALQWQLAPGFNTMGMLFAHIALNEVHMAHVMLEGRATSDVPGLLDGLGPDDDGMPLPEGGKPPEVFANRDLDYFKDLLSRAREETRRIARTLTDAHLDRRVTRHPADGSTRIYNVDWTLYHFVEHFAGHHAQILQLKHLWQQRHVFA
- a CDS encoding DUF664 domain-containing protein produces the protein MSVIERSILEVEPGFRSKDAALFMAALDDQHALLISDLEGITPAELEWQLKPGMNTIGMLLAHIAIVEVFWTQVGPERRKREEYETDSILGIDLDTGDGMPAAAGALPPAHLSGKTLEYYKGLLATARGYANRVCMTIEDSALSPIFQRTRRNGTVEEVSLRWVLYHMLEHFSGHYGQILLLRHMYRDAAR
- a CDS encoding ECF-type sigma factor; protein product: MATSTDTLFPTVYATLRKLAERRLQRDRARQSLTPSDLVHEVYLRLMRDGSGTWENTSHFYFVAAEAIRRILVERARRRLAMRHGGDLTRVPFDEQIEGIRCAEEVLALHEDLDLMERQYPRKAKVVKLRYFAGFSVEETASLLGVSTGTVKLDWTFARAWLRRTLKHGPD
- a CDS encoding bifunctional serine/threonine-protein kinase/formylglycine-generating enzyme family protein; translated protein: MPRESRESFLSRRLPDDSGLRRLVRDLLEQHEEAEDQGGFLVARSASDRFAEERVASDEITSAGARYRILELLGEGGMAVVFLAEQLAPVRRRVALKIVKIGRQAQEDVARFSSEIQALALMNHPNIARVYEAGATGDGRLCFAMEYVAGRRLLEYCDDSRLSVRERLELFVAVCHAVQHAHQNGIIHRDLKPSNVLVQTDGKTPAPKLIDFGLAKFVHRLRSGESVVTQKGLLIGSLEYMSPEQARPEQLETDTRTDIYSLGVVLHELVTGVRPAPASAEASSPLDGLERIWKGEECMLASRRVASLGEKASECARRRGTDPAALVKELRGDLDWIIAKAIEFDRVRRYASASELAADLERHLRDEPVVAGPGSPRYRLGKLAKRHRGLILATAATMVALLIGFIVSMGLYLENRQARKLLEAQREHIQLSADAYQLEHLIRQADQIVPGRPEQIPQLEAWVQMAESAALRRLPDHRRRLAELRGQEVDVKSTADQMDEEILTEYLPKLERFASPTGTLSDVRARLAFARQVRFATIESRRQAWDAAIASIANRSQSPWYGGLRISPQLGLVPIGRDPQSGLWEFAHLQSGQPASRGATGHIRMTDSTGIVLVLIPGGRYFMGATPDRRALPAGAGNLDPFSRLEESPVHEVALDPFFISKFEMTQGQWRRLMHENPSECAAGTRPDNMPYVHSLTHPVERVNHEEAMRAASLLGLTLPTEAQWEYAARAGTMTPAWWGTPGAAQGFANAADEASRRSHRRDWEYAPWDDGYAGSSPVGIYRPNRFGLHDV